A region of the Candidatus Binataceae bacterium genome:
GGCGGAAGCACAAACTTTCCGTCGTATGCTGGAAACGACCCCATCGATAAAATTGATCCGACGGGACTTGAAATCGACCCAGTTACCGGAATTGATGATGGAAGCGCACTATCAGATGGTGCGTTGGCTTCGGTAGAACCTACCTCCCTTGGCATGCCCGCCGCGTTTGAAGGGAGGTACTCCTTGGGCGTCGCCAAGCCCGGACCGGGTAGTGTAAAGGCTGCGTCGCACGGCGGCTCAA
Encoded here:
- a CDS encoding RHS repeat-associated core domain-containing protein, whose product is MFAGMEYDGATSLFHTLNRYYSPQLQRWLSEDPVGVRGGSTNFPSYAGNDPIDKIDPTGLEIDPVTGIDDGSALSDGALASVEPTSLGMPAAFEGRYSLGVAKPGPGSVKAASHGGS